One segment of Pseudomonas pohangensis DNA contains the following:
- the lpxH gene encoding UDP-2,3-diacylglucosamine diphosphatase: MTVLLISDLHLQEERPDVTRTFFDFLHNRARGAEALYILGDFFEVWIGDDGMTPYHDGIASALRQLADSGTRIYLMHGNRDFMIGKDFCRKAGCTFLPDPSLVQLGGETVLLMHGDTLCTRDVQYLRKRARIRSPLGLFILRHIMPLSKRQALARKLRNESLERTAMKAADIIDVTPEEIPRIMHKYGVQTLIHGHTHRPAVHELQVAGKPARRIVLGDWDKQGWALQVDGNDFVQAPFPISA; encoded by the coding sequence ATGACTGTACTGCTGATATCCGATCTGCATCTGCAAGAGGAACGTCCGGATGTGACCCGGACGTTTTTCGACTTCCTGCACAACCGCGCCCGCGGTGCCGAAGCGCTGTACATCCTCGGCGACTTCTTTGAAGTGTGGATCGGTGACGACGGCATGACGCCCTACCACGACGGCATAGCCAGCGCCCTGCGCCAGCTGGCCGACAGTGGTACGCGGATCTACCTGATGCACGGCAACCGCGATTTCATGATCGGCAAGGACTTCTGCCGCAAGGCCGGCTGCACCTTCCTGCCGGACCCGAGCCTGGTGCAACTGGGCGGCGAAACGGTATTGCTGATGCACGGCGACACCCTGTGTACCCGTGACGTGCAGTACCTGCGCAAACGCGCACGCATCCGCAGCCCGCTGGGATTGTTTATCCTGCGGCACATCATGCCGCTGTCCAAGCGTCAGGCTCTGGCGCGCAAGCTGCGCAACGAGAGCCTGGAAAGAACCGCAATGAAGGCCGCCGACATCATCGATGTCACCCCGGAAGAAATCCCGCGGATCATGCACAAGTACGGCGTGCAGACGCTGATCCACGGCCACACCCACCGCCCTGCGGTACACGAACTGCAAGTGGCGGGCAAACCGGCGCGGCGGATTGTCCTCGGCGACTGGGACAAGCAGGGCTGGGCCCTGCAGGTGGATGGCAACGACTTTGTGCAGGCGCCCTTCCCGATCAGCGCCTGA
- a CDS encoding glutamine--tRNA ligase/YqeY domain fusion protein, with amino-acid sequence MSTPETPVVANFLRPIVQSDLDSGKHSKIVTRFPPEPNGYLHIGHAKAICLNFGLAKEFGGECNLRFDDTNPAKEDQEYIDAIKADVQWLGFQWAGQERYASSYFEQLHDWAVFLIKAGDAYVCDLSPEQAREYRGNLTEPGRNSPGRERGIEENLELFARMKAGEFADGAMSLRARIDMAAPNMNLRDPVLYRIRHAHHHQTGDKWCIYPSYDFTHGQSDAIEGITHSICTLEFEDHRPLYEWFLARLPVPAQPRQYEFARLNLNYTVTSKRKLKQLVDEKHVAGWDDPRMSTLVGFRRRGYTPGSIRNFCDMIGVNRAGGVVDIGMLEFSIREDLDASAPRAMCVLQPLKVVITNYPQGQVENLELPRHPKEDMGVRVLPFSREIYIDAGDYEENPPKGYKRLEPGSEVRLRGSYVIRADEAIKDAAGKVIELRCSYDPLTLGKNPEGRKVKGVIHWVPAAESVECEVRLYDRLFRSASPEKADEEGGSFLDNINPQSLVVLKGCRAEPSLALAQPEERFQFEREGYFCADLKDSQPGAPVFNRTVTLRDSWGQ; translated from the coding sequence ATGAGCACGCCTGAAACGCCCGTTGTTGCAAACTTCCTCCGTCCGATCGTGCAGTCCGATCTGGACAGCGGCAAACACTCGAAAATCGTCACGCGCTTCCCGCCAGAGCCCAATGGCTATCTGCATATCGGCCATGCCAAGGCGATCTGCCTGAACTTCGGTCTGGCCAAAGAGTTCGGTGGCGAATGCAACCTGCGCTTCGATGACACCAATCCGGCCAAGGAAGACCAGGAGTACATCGACGCGATCAAGGCCGATGTGCAATGGCTGGGCTTCCAGTGGGCCGGGCAGGAGCGCTATGCCTCCAGCTATTTCGAGCAGCTGCACGACTGGGCGGTGTTCCTGATCAAGGCCGGTGATGCCTATGTCTGCGACCTGTCGCCGGAGCAGGCGCGCGAGTACCGCGGCAATCTGACCGAGCCCGGCCGCAACAGCCCGGGGCGTGAGCGCGGTATCGAGGAGAATCTCGAGCTGTTTGCGCGGATGAAGGCTGGCGAATTTGCCGACGGAGCCATGTCCCTGCGCGCCAGAATCGACATGGCTGCGCCGAACATGAACCTGCGCGACCCGGTGCTCTACCGTATTCGCCATGCCCATCACCACCAGACCGGAGATAAATGGTGCATTTACCCCAGCTATGACTTCACCCACGGCCAGTCAGACGCCATCGAGGGCATCACCCATTCGATCTGCACCCTGGAGTTCGAGGATCACCGGCCGTTGTACGAATGGTTCCTCGCCAGGTTGCCGGTGCCGGCACAGCCGCGCCAGTACGAATTTGCCCGGCTCAACCTGAACTACACGGTGACCAGCAAGCGCAAGCTCAAGCAGCTGGTTGACGAGAAGCACGTGGCGGGTTGGGATGATCCGCGCATGTCAACGCTGGTGGGTTTCCGTCGTCGCGGTTACACCCCGGGTTCGATCCGCAATTTCTGCGACATGATCGGCGTCAACCGTGCCGGTGGTGTAGTGGATATCGGCATGCTCGAATTCAGCATCCGTGAAGACCTCGATGCCAGCGCACCGCGGGCCATGTGCGTACTGCAGCCACTCAAGGTGGTGATTACCAACTATCCGCAAGGGCAGGTGGAAAACCTCGAACTGCCGCGTCACCCGAAGGAAGACATGGGTGTGCGGGTGTTGCCGTTTTCCCGCGAGATCTATATCGATGCCGGCGATTACGAAGAAAACCCGCCCAAGGGTTACAAGCGCCTGGAGCCGGGCAGTGAAGTACGCCTGCGCGGCAGTTACGTGATCCGTGCCGACGAGGCGATCAAGGATGCCGCAGGCAAGGTGATCGAATTGCGCTGTTCCTACGATCCGCTGACCCTGGGCAAGAATCCTGAAGGGCGCAAGGTCAAGGGGGTGATTCACTGGGTGCCGGCGGCTGAAAGCGTCGAGTGCGAAGTGCGCCTCTACGATCGCCTGTTCCGTTCGGCAAGTCCGGAAAAAGCCGACGAGGAAGGTGGCAGCTTCCTGGATAACATCAATCCGCAGTCGCTGGTGGTACTCAAGGGTTGCCGCGCCGAACCGTCGCTGGCACTGGCGCAGCCGGAAGAGCGCTTTCAGTTCGAGCGCGAGGGTTACTTCTGTGCCGACCTGAAGGACAGCCAGCCCGGAGCGCCGGTCTTCAACCGCACCGTGACACTGCGGGACTCCTGGGGGCAGTAA
- a CDS encoding peptidylprolyl isomerase, whose product MIKLHTNHGVITLELFEEQAPQTAANFKKYVKEGHYDGTIFHRVISNFMIQGGGFKPGMQQKEVGTPIKNEAKKELSNKIGTVAMARTNDPHSATAQFFINVKDNDFLDHSSPTPQGWGYAVFGQVTDGMDVVEKIKGVATGSRGGHQDVPQEDVIIEKAEIVE is encoded by the coding sequence ATGATCAAACTACATACCAACCACGGCGTGATTACCCTCGAACTGTTTGAAGAACAGGCTCCGCAAACGGCTGCCAACTTCAAGAAATACGTGAAGGAGGGTCACTACGACGGCACCATCTTCCACCGGGTGATCAGCAACTTCATGATCCAGGGCGGCGGTTTCAAACCTGGCATGCAGCAGAAAGAAGTTGGCACGCCGATCAAGAACGAAGCCAAGAAAGAACTTTCCAACAAGATCGGCACCGTTGCCATGGCGCGCACCAATGATCCGCACTCGGCAACCGCGCAGTTCTTCATCAACGTCAAGGACAATGATTTCCTCGATCACAGCTCGCCAACTCCGCAGGGCTGGGGTTATGCCGTGTTCGGTCAGGTGACTGACGGCATGGATGTGGTGGAAAAGATCAAGGGCGTGGCCACCGGCTCCCGTGGCGGCCATCAGGACGTGCCGCAGGAAGACGTGATCATCGAAAAGGCCGAGATCGTCGAGTAA
- the miaE gene encoding tRNA-(ms[2]io[6]A)-hydroxylase: MLPAEIESFLLCPTPQAWIEQALQQQDVLLIDHANCEKKAAATALNLMFRYIERPDLQHKLSRLAREELRHFEQVAAIMKKRGIPYRPVSASLYAGRLRAHVRSSEPGKLIDTLVVGAYIEARSCERFYRLAPYLDEELAKFYRSLLKSESRHYQDYLAMAEKFSGVDIADRVAFFAQVEREAILTPDSEFRFHSGAAA, from the coding sequence ATGTTGCCAGCCGAAATTGAAAGCTTCCTGCTCTGTCCGACACCGCAAGCCTGGATCGAGCAAGCCCTGCAGCAACAGGATGTGTTGCTGATCGATCATGCCAATTGCGAGAAAAAGGCCGCCGCAACCGCGCTGAACCTGATGTTCCGCTACATCGAGCGGCCGGACCTGCAGCACAAGCTGTCGCGTCTGGCGCGCGAGGAATTGCGGCATTTCGAGCAGGTTGCGGCAATCATGAAGAAGCGCGGCATTCCTTACCGGCCGGTGAGTGCATCACTCTATGCCGGGCGTTTGCGTGCCCATGTACGCAGCAGCGAGCCGGGCAAGCTGATCGATACGCTGGTGGTGGGCGCTTATATCGAGGCGCGCTCCTGTGAGCGCTTTTACCGCCTGGCGCCGTATCTGGATGAGGAGCTGGCCAAGTTCTACCGCTCGTTGCTCAAGTCCGAGTCACGGCATTACCAGGACTATCTGGCCATGGCCGAGAAATTTTCCGGTGTGGATATTGCCGACCGGGTGGCGTTTTTTGCGCAAGTAGAACGCGAGGCGATTCTCACGCCGGACAGCGAATTTCGTTTTCACAGCGGTGCAGCAGCCTGA
- the htpG gene encoding molecular chaperone HtpG: MSVETQKETLGFQTEVKQLLHLMIHSMYSNKEIFLRELISNASDAADKLRYEALAKPELLEGGAELKIRLSFDKDAKTVTLEDNGIGMNRAEVIAHLGTIAKSGTADFMKHLSGDQKKDSHLIGQFGVGFYSAFIVADKVDVFSRRAGDAASEGVHWSSKGEGDFEVANVEKAERGTRIVLHLKAGEEEFADGWRLRNIVKKYSDHIALPIELPKEFHGEEKDRPAEPEWETVNRASALWTRPRSEVKDEEYQEFYKHVAHDFENPLSWSHNKVEGKLEYTSLLYVPGKAPFDLYQREAPKGLKLYVQRVFIMDQADEFLPLYLRFIKGVVDSNDLSLNVSREILQKDPVIDSMKSALTKRVLDMLEKLAKDKPEDYQAFWKSFGQVLKEGPAEDFANKEKIAGLLRFASTADDSGEQSVSLAEYVGRMKEGQDKVYFLTGESHAQVKSSPHLEVFRKKGIEVLLLTDRIDEWLMSYLTDFDGKQFVDVARGDLDLGKLDSEEDKKAQEAVAKDKEGLIERLKGALGAQVAEVRVSHRLTDSPAILAIGEQDLGLQMRQILEASGQKVPESKPIFEFNPSHPLIEKLDAEPDEERFVDLSHILFDQAALAAGDSLKDPATYVRRLNKLLVELSV; encoded by the coding sequence ATGAGTGTGGAAACTCAAAAAGAAACCCTGGGCTTCCAGACCGAGGTAAAGCAGCTGCTGCACCTCATGATCCATTCGATGTATTCGAACAAGGAAATCTTCCTTCGCGAACTGATTTCCAACGCCTCGGATGCCGCCGACAAGCTGCGCTACGAAGCGCTGGCCAAGCCCGAGCTGCTCGAAGGTGGCGCCGAACTGAAGATTCGCCTGTCCTTCGACAAGGATGCGAAAACGGTCACGCTCGAAGATAACGGTATCGGCATGAACCGCGCCGAGGTCATCGCGCATCTGGGCACCATTGCCAAGTCCGGCACTGCCGACTTCATGAAGCACCTGAGCGGTGACCAGAAGAAGGATTCGCACCTGATCGGCCAGTTCGGCGTGGGCTTCTATTCGGCTTTCATCGTGGCCGACAAGGTCGACGTGTTCAGCCGCCGTGCCGGCGACGCCGCCAGCGAAGGCGTGCACTGGTCGAGCAAGGGCGAGGGTGATTTCGAGGTGGCCAACGTCGAAAAGGCCGAGCGCGGTACGCGTATCGTTCTGCACCTGAAAGCCGGCGAGGAAGAGTTCGCCGATGGCTGGCGTCTGCGCAACATCGTCAAGAAATACTCCGACCACATCGCCTTGCCGATCGAACTGCCGAAGGAATTCCACGGTGAGGAAAAAGACCGGCCGGCCGAACCCGAGTGGGAAACCGTCAACCGCGCCAGTGCGCTGTGGACGCGGCCGCGCAGCGAGGTCAAGGATGAGGAGTATCAGGAGTTCTACAAGCATGTCGCCCATGACTTCGAGAACCCGCTGAGCTGGAGCCACAACAAGGTCGAGGGCAAGCTGGAGTACACCTCGCTGCTCTATGTGCCGGGCAAGGCACCGTTCGATCTGTACCAGCGTGAAGCGCCCAAGGGCCTGAAGCTCTATGTGCAGCGCGTATTCATCATGGATCAGGCCGACGAATTCCTGCCGCTGTACCTGCGCTTCATCAAGGGCGTGGTCGATTCCAATGACCTGTCGCTGAACGTCTCCCGCGAAATCCTGCAGAAGGACCCGGTGATCGACTCGATGAAGTCGGCACTGACCAAGCGTGTACTGGACATGCTGGAGAAACTGGCCAAGGACAAGCCGGAAGACTACCAGGCGTTCTGGAAATCCTTTGGCCAGGTGCTCAAGGAAGGCCCGGCGGAAGACTTCGCCAACAAGGAAAAGATTGCCGGTCTGTTGCGTTTTGCTTCGACTGCCGACGACTCCGGCGAACAGTCCGTCAGCCTGGCCGAGTATGTGGGGCGCATGAAGGAAGGTCAGGACAAGGTCTACTTCCTCACCGGCGAATCCCATGCCCAGGTCAAGAGCAGTCCGCACCTGGAAGTGTTCCGCAAGAAAGGCATCGAGGTGTTGCTGCTCACCGACCGCATCGACGAGTGGCTGATGAGCTACCTGACCGACTTCGACGGCAAGCAGTTCGTCGATGTGGCGCGGGGTGATCTGGATCTGGGCAAGCTCGATTCGGAAGAGGACAAGAAGGCCCAGGAAGCAGTGGCCAAGGACAAGGAAGGCTTGATCGAACGCCTCAAGGGTGCGCTGGGCGCGCAGGTCGCCGAGGTGCGGGTATCCCATCGGCTGACCGATTCGCCGGCGATTCTGGCCATTGGCGAGCAGGATCTTGGCTTGCAGATGCGGCAGATCCTCGAAGCCAGCGGACAGAAAGTGCCGGAGTCCAAGCCGATCTTCGAGTTCAATCCGTCCCATCCGCTGATCGAGAAACTCGATGCAGAGCCGGACGAGGAGCGTTTCGTCGATCTCTCGCACATTCTGTTCGATCAGGCCGCGCTGGCTGCCGGCGACAGCCTGAAGGATCCGGCCACTTACGTCCGGCGTCTGAACAAGCTGCTGGTCGAACTGTCTGTCTGA